ATGCCTGGCCCGTCCTTCACCTGCCGCACACATCCGGCACGGTGGCCGGATGCATGCGCGGGTGCCGCCACCGCCACTGACCTGCGCAAATGCCGGCTACCCCGCGGTGAGGTGGACCTTTCCTCGTGCTAAACTGGCAGTCCTGCGAAAGGGGAGTGCGAGCACATGACCTTCACAGTCGGCGAGACCGTCGTCTACCCGCACCATGGAGCGGCCCTCATCGAGGAGATCTCCAAGCGCATCATCCGGGGGGAGGAAAAGCTCTATCTCCGGTTGAAAGTAGCCCAGGGTGATCTCACGATCGAGGTCCCGGCAGAGAACGTCGACCTTGTCGGCGTCCGTGACGTCGTCGGCAAGGAAGGCCTGGAGAAGGTCTTCGAGGTCCTGCGCGCCCCGTACACCGAGGAGCCCACGAACTGGTCCCGGCGGTACAAGGCGAACGTCGAGAAGATTGCCTCCGGTGACGTGATCAAGGTGGCCGAGGTCGTCCGCGACCTCTCCCGTCGCGACGCCGACCGAGGTCTGTCCGCCGGTGAGAAGCGGATGCTGGCCCGCGCACGTCAGATTCTCGTCTCCGAGCTCGCACTGGCCGAGCACACCGAGGAGGAGAAGGCTGAGGCGCTGCTGGACGAGGTTCTCGCCTCCTGAACCGCTCCAGGCCCCGCGTCGGGGTCGTGCTGACGGCGGCCGGGTCCGGCCAGCGCTTCGGCGCTGACCTTCCGAAGGCGCTGGTGCTCCTGCGTGGCCGGCCGTTGGTGGCGCACGCCACGAGCAGGATCGCTGCGAGCGGCGTGGTCGACGAGATCGTGGTGACGGCGCCCGCCGGTCATCTGGACGAGGTCCACCGGGCGGTCACCCGCGCCTGTGACCTCCCGGTGCGCATCGTCGCCGGTGGCCTCTCCCGCCAGGCTTCGGTCGCGGCCGGGCTTGCGAGCCTGAGCCCGGCGGTCGAGATGGTGCTCGTCCACGACGCGGCGCGGCCCCTCGCCTCACCGGAGCTGATCCGGCGCCTGGTGCGCGCGGTGGGCTCGGGGATCGACGCGGCCATCCCTTCCGTGCCGGTGGTGGACACCATCAAGGAGATCGGCGGGGGAGACCCGCCGGTCGCCCTGCGTACCCTCGATCGCCCCCGGTTGCGCGCCGTGCAGACGCCGCAGGCCTTCCGGGCCTCGGTGCTACGACGCGCCCACCGGCAGGGCGCTGCGCTCGCCGATGACGAGGCGACAGCGGTCAGTGACGATGCGGGATTGGTCGAGGCGATGGGCGTGCCGGTGCACCTGGTCGAGGGCGAGGCGGCCGCGCTCAAGATCACCACCAGACATGACCTGGCGATCGCGGGGATCTACCTCGACGAGATGGCCGGAGCGGACGGCCTCCCATGATGCTGCCTCGCACCGGCATCGGCGTCGACGTGCACGCCTACGCCACCGGCGGCCGCACCGGACTCTCGCTCGCGGGCGTGTTCTTCCCGGACGAGCCCGCCCTGGAGGGCCACTCCGACGGTGACGTGGCCGCCCACGCCGCGGCCGATGCCCTCTTCAGCGCCGCCGGACTGGGCGACCTGGGCCAGCAGTTCGGCACCAGCGACCCGCAGTGGTCGGGCGCCGCCGGGGTCCGGTTGCTCGCGGAGGCGGCCGCGCGGGTGCGGGCGGCCGGGTTCGAGATCGGCAACATCGCAGTGCAGGTGATCGGGAATCGGCCGAAGCTGGGGCCCGTGCGTACGCAGGCCCAGCAGGCCCTGTCCGAAGCGGCGGGCGCACCGGTCACCCTGGCCGCCACCACTACCGACGGGCTCGGTTTCACCGGGAGAGGCGCGGGCCTGGCCGCCATCGCCACGGCGCTGGTGATGCCGGTGGGTGAGTCACGCTGAGCGCCGGGTCGCTGACCATGCCTCGATCAGGGCTGTAGCCGGCTTCGTCTCCACCGTCGAAAGGACCGTGCCCGTGCGCGGCGATCAACCGACCCGTATCGACCCCCGTGACCAGGCGCAGCTCAGCCGCCACCCCGTCTCGGGGCGCCGCGTGCTCGGGCTGTTCCGCCCGCACACCCGCGGACTGGCTGCGGTGCTGGCACTCATCGTCACCTCGTCCGGGATCGGGCTCGCGACCCCGTTCCTGACCAAGCACCTCATCGATGAGGCCATCCCCGACCAGAACGTGCGCCTACTCGCGGTGCTGGTGGGCGCGATGATCGCGGTCGCCGTCGTCTCCAGC
Above is a window of Ruania suaedae DNA encoding:
- a CDS encoding CarD family transcriptional regulator, which encodes MTFTVGETVVYPHHGAALIEEISKRIIRGEEKLYLRLKVAQGDLTIEVPAENVDLVGVRDVVGKEGLEKVFEVLRAPYTEEPTNWSRRYKANVEKIASGDVIKVAEVVRDLSRRDADRGLSAGEKRMLARARQILVSELALAEHTEEEKAEALLDEVLAS
- the ispD gene encoding 2-C-methyl-D-erythritol 4-phosphate cytidylyltransferase — encoded protein: MLTAAGSGQRFGADLPKALVLLRGRPLVAHATSRIAASGVVDEIVVTAPAGHLDEVHRAVTRACDLPVRIVAGGLSRQASVAAGLASLSPAVEMVLVHDAARPLASPELIRRLVRAVGSGIDAAIPSVPVVDTIKEIGGGDPPVALRTLDRPRLRAVQTPQAFRASVLRRAHRQGAALADDEATAVSDDAGLVEAMGVPVHLVEGEAAALKITTRHDLAIAGIYLDEMAGADGLP
- the ispF gene encoding 2-C-methyl-D-erythritol 2,4-cyclodiphosphate synthase, with product MMLPRTGIGVDVHAYATGGRTGLSLAGVFFPDEPALEGHSDGDVAAHAAADALFSAAGLGDLGQQFGTSDPQWSGAAGVRLLAEAAARVRAAGFEIGNIAVQVIGNRPKLGPVRTQAQQALSEAAGAPVTLAATTTDGLGFTGRGAGLAAIATALVMPVGESR